Proteins encoded in a region of the Panthera tigris isolate Pti1 chromosome B2, P.tigris_Pti1_mat1.1, whole genome shotgun sequence genome:
- the LOC122238486 gene encoding olfactory receptor 12D2-like, translated as MLNQTSVTAFLLLGVTDIQALQPYLFVVFLAIYVVSVVGNGAVLLVVVSDPRLHLPMYFFLGNLSCLDICYSTVTLPKMLENFFSTHKAISFLGCITQLHFFHFLGSTEAMLLAVMAFDRFVAICRPLHYSVIMNYQLCTQMAVTVWTIGFFHALLHSMMTSRLNFCGSHQIHHFFCDVKPLLELACGNTELNQWLLNTVTGTIAMGPFLLTLLSYFSIIISLFSKTHSCSALRKALFTCASHFMVVILLYAPVIFIYISPTSGSSMDQDQVAAIMYTVVTPMLNPLIYTLRNKDVKAALSSVFSRRGDLNTSRAHF; from the coding sequence ATGCTGAATCAAACCTCAGTCACTGCATTTCTCCTCCTGGGAGTCACAGACATCCAAGCACTGCAGCCTTATCTCTTCGTGGTTTTCCTTGCAATTTACGTGGTCAGTGTGGTTGGCAATGGAGCAGTCCTCCTGGTTGTCGTCTCTGATCCAAGACTCCATTtacccatgtatttcttcctgggAAATCTGTCGTGTCTAGATATCTGCTACTCCACGGTGACACTGCCAAAGATGCTGGAGAACTTCTTCTCTACACACAAGGCAATTTCCTTCTTGGGATGCATAACCCAGCTTCACTTCTTCCACTTCCTGGGCAGCACGGAGGCCATGCTGTTGGCCGTGATGGCCTTTGACCGCTTTGTGGCCATCTGCAGGCCACTGCATTACTCTGTCATCATGAATTACCAGCTCTGTACCCAGATGGCTGTCACAGTCTGGACCATTGGTTTTTTCCATGCCCTGTTGCACTCCATGATGACCTCTCGCTTGAACTTCTGTGGTTCTCATCAGATCCATCACTTCTTCTGTGATGTCAAGCCTTTGCTGGAGTTGGCCTGCGGGAACACGGAGCTCAACCAGTGGCTTCTCAACACGGTTACCGGGACCATTGCCATGGGCCCCTTCTTACTAACACTTCTCTCCTACTTCTCCATaatcatctctcttttctccaagACCCACTCCTGTAGTGCGCTCCGCAAAGCACTGTTCACGTGTGCCTCTCACTTCATGGTGGTCATTCTTCTCTATGCTCCTGTTATCTTCATTTACATATCTCCTACCTCAGGCAGCTCCATGGACCAGGACCAGGTCGCTGCCATCATGTACACTGTGGTCACTCCTATGCTGAACCCACTGATCTATACACTGAGGAACAAGGACGTGAAGGCTGCCTTGAGTAGTGTCTTCAGTAGGAGGGGCGACCTGAACACATCTAGAGCACACTTCTAA